CGGCGGCATCGGCACGCTCGGCCGACACGGCATCCGCGACCTCGACGTCGAAGGTCTTCGCGTCGACATCCAGGTCGTCTGCCGGGGCGCCGTCGGCCAGCCGTGCCGCATCGCCGCGCATGAGTTCGGTGACCTCGGCCATGAAGCTCGTGAGCTGGTGCTGCTGCCAGCGCAGCTGGCGGGTGCGGTCCTCGGCGTCACGGAGGACGGACTGCGAGTGGTTCGTGACCGTGTCGATGATCTTCTGCGCCTTCACCCGCGCACGCTCGAGGGTCTCGCGGGAGCGGGCCGCGGCATCCGCCTCGATCTGCTGCGCCTGCGCGCGCATGAGCCGGTCGAAATCGTCCGCTTTGGCCGACACGCGCTGCGCGTGCTCGAGCGACGCGGCCACCTGGTCGTTGGCGTCCTGGGTGATGCGCTCGGCGTGCGCGACGGCCTGGTTGTGCAGCACCAGGAACTCCTGCTGCGCGTCGTCCTGCCGGCGGGTGAGCGACTCCTCGAACTCGAGGGCGCGTACGCGCAGCTGACGCACGGCCTCCTCCGCCTCGCCGCGGGTGTGCTCGCTTTCGCGCGTGGTCATCGCGCGCAGGGCGGCGGCGCCCTTCTCAGCCTCGGTGCGGATCGCGGCCGCCTCCTGCTCGGCCTGCTGTACCTTCTCGGCCGCGTGCGTCTTCTCGCGCTCGAGCTGCGCCTCGTGCGCGGTGATCTCGGTGTCGATGCGCAGCCGCGCCTGCTGGGCGTCGTGCTCGGCGCGGGCGATGATCGCATCCGCGTCGGCCTGCGCCTCGGCGCGGCGGCTCTGGATCTCTTCGTGCGCGGCGGCG
This DNA window, taken from Microbacterium invictum, encodes the following:
- a CDS encoding DivIVA domain-containing protein; amino-acid sequence: MSDQHQPTGDPSPFDQLISAAPAAPGTSFATAFRGYDKEEVDAAVAQLKSRQKSLADEVAQLKDRHHRVTADAKASAKKVTDLEDQVALLTAQAATAEDRVQTLSDELLGAGGESVNRQRFEEVLHVAEEQASVLIKNASIQADRLLAAAHEEIQSRRAEAQADADAIIARAEHDAQQARLRIDTEITAHEAQLEREKTHAAEKVQQAEQEAAAIRTEAEKGAAALRAMTTRESEHTRGEAEEAVRQLRVRALEFEESLTRRQDDAQQEFLVLHNQAVAHAERITQDANDQVAASLEHAQRVSAKADDFDRLMRAQAQQIEADAAARSRETLERARVKAQKIIDTVTNHSQSVLRDAEDRTRQLRWQQHQLTSFMAEVTELMRGDAARLADGAPADDLDVDAKTFDVEVADAVSAERADAAAAERAVEAESSDDVAAQREQDEPDESAQDESAQAEDDAAAHGEAAPATV